The following coding sequences are from one Collimonas arenae window:
- a CDS encoding 2OG-Fe(II) oxygenase, which yields MLTNIRKYLAVAFKWQKGRQDSGYDKMLLLTAPWPLPFDSYLIRYPIGAEIPPHTDAVKQGQHYRLNIVVKRSPRGGEFVCSAPIISTSRIKFFRPDQCEHSVTRVEGGSRYVLSIGWIIGK from the coding sequence ATGCTGACCAACATACGCAAATATCTTGCGGTGGCATTCAAATGGCAAAAAGGACGGCAAGACAGCGGCTACGACAAGATGTTGTTGCTGACTGCGCCGTGGCCGCTGCCGTTCGACAGTTACCTAATCCGCTATCCCATCGGCGCGGAAATCCCGCCGCATACCGATGCGGTAAAACAAGGTCAGCATTACCGCCTGAATATCGTGGTCAAGCGCTCGCCGCGCGGCGGCGAATTTGTCTGCAGCGCGCCAATCATTTCCACCTCAAGGATCAAATTTTTCCGACCCGATCAATGCGAGCACAGCGTCACCCGCGTTGAAGGCGGGAGCCGCTATGTGCTGTCGATTGGGTGGATTATCGGGAAATAG
- a CDS encoding GntR family transcriptional regulator — translation MQNTTSNQEEKVAPLVPKLERQRLHDTVVDHLRNLIVEAVLTPGTKLNERELCETLGISRTPLREALKVLAAEGLIDISPNRGASVSKMSETEIWETFELMSGLEAMSGELACERITPVELAEIKALHYAMLACKAQNDLPGYYSRNQAIHDKINEAARNSVLQQTYLGLNRRLQALRFRSNFQPTKWDSAAHDHDEMVKALEARDGKRLADVLRQHLLDKRDAVLSAAALLDEKRAAPAA, via the coding sequence ATGCAAAATACGACATCTAATCAAGAAGAAAAAGTCGCTCCGCTGGTCCCGAAACTGGAACGTCAACGCCTGCACGACACGGTGGTCGACCACTTGCGCAACCTGATCGTCGAAGCAGTGCTGACGCCTGGGACAAAATTGAATGAACGGGAGCTATGCGAAACGCTGGGTATTTCGCGTACGCCGCTGCGCGAGGCGCTGAAGGTGCTGGCCGCGGAAGGGCTGATCGACATTTCGCCGAATCGCGGCGCCTCGGTCTCCAAGATGTCGGAAACGGAAATCTGGGAAACCTTCGAACTGATGAGCGGCCTGGAAGCCATGTCGGGCGAACTGGCCTGCGAACGCATCACGCCGGTCGAACTGGCCGAGATCAAGGCCCTGCACTATGCGATGCTGGCCTGCAAGGCGCAAAACGATCTGCCCGGATACTACAGCCGCAACCAGGCGATCCACGACAAGATCAATGAAGCGGCGCGCAATTCGGTGCTGCAGCAAACTTACCTGGGCCTGAACCGGCGTCTGCAGGCGCTACGCTTCCGGTCCAATTTCCAGCCGACCAAATGGGATAGCGCCGCGCACGATCACGACGAGATGGTCAAGGCACTCGAAGCGCGCGACGGCAAACGCCTGGCTGACGTGCTGCGCCAGCATCTGCTGGACAAGCGCGACGCCGTGCTCAGTGCAGCCGCGTTACTGGATGAAAAGCGGGCTGCGCCTGCGGCTTAG